DNA sequence from the Streptomyces canus genome:
GACTACGCGGACTTCCTCACCCTGCCGGCGTACGAGCAGCTCAAGGGCTGACATCCTCCTGCGAGACCTTGTCCGAGTGGCCCAGGGACTTCCCCGGGGCCACTCGGTCGCGTACGGCCTGCTTGACGGCCGTAGGCTCCGGGAAGCCCTGATCCTTGCGGTCCCAGACGACCTCGTCGTCGACCCGGACGACGAAGATCCCGCCCTTGCCGGGCTTCAGGGCCAGTTCCGTCAGCTCGGTCTCGAAGGTCGTGAGCAGTTCCTGGGCCAGCCAGGCCGCGCGCGGCAGCCAGCGGCACTGGGTGCAGTACTCGATCTCGACCCGCCGGGAGTCCGAAGAAGGCTCCGTCATCCGAGGTGCACCGACCAATCCTGTTCCGCGGCCGGTTTGCCGTGCAGGTCGGGGACCCGCTTCAGCCAGTCGGGCCGGCCTGCCTGTGTCTTCGCCGCGCGGAGAGCCTCCTCGGCGGCGAGTTCCTCCCGGGTGGGAAAGTCGGTGGGCAGCCATGACTCGGAGGCCCGCACGCGCGCGTGGAGGTACGCCATGTAGGCCTCGCGTGCCTCGTCCGGCGTCGCGAAGCCGGTGAGCCAGGCGTCCGGGACGGCCGCCGTGACCTCGCGCAGGACGTCGAGAGTGACCTTGGGTGCCAGTTCCGCGTCGGCGGCGCGGACGTCCGGGCCGTAGTGACCGAGGGCGTGGTGGCTGAAGTCGTAGGACTTCGACGGGTCCGTGCCCTCCCAGCGGTGGTGGAAGACGAGGGCGGCACCGTGGTCGATCAGCCACAGGCGCGGGGGTGCGATGCCGAACGTCGGCCAGATCATCAGGTTCGAGCTGTGGACCGTCCGGTCGACGTTCACGGTGAGCGCGTCGAGCCAGACGATCCGGCCGGCCTCCACCGGATCGACCGGGAACGTCCTGGCCACCTCGGGGGTGAAGTCGCGGGCGCCCGGCAGGTAGTCCATGCCGAGGTTGAGGCCCGCGCTGGCGCGGTGGAGCTCGCGTACCTCCTGGTGCGGCTCGCCGTCGGCGATCTCCGGGTCGAAGTGCACGAGGACCAGCTCGGGAAAGCGCAGCCCCAGCACCCGCGCCAGCTCACCGACGATCACCTCGGCGACCAGCGCCTTGCGGCCCTGCGCGGAACCGGTGAACTTCACGACGTAGGTGCCCAGGTCATCGGCCTCGAAGACGCCGGGGACGGAGCCCCCGGACCTCAGTGGGGTCACGTATCGAACAGCAGTCACGTCGCGCAGCACACCGGCCAGGGTATGTCAGCGCTCACCCGGCCAGCGGATTCGGCAGCGGCAGGTAGCGGGCGTCCGCGCCGTCCGCACCTGTCCAGCGCAGCAGCAGGTTCGTCTTGCCGGGGAGGGTGGGCGCGGTGAGCAGGGCGGCGGCTTCGGGGAGGTCGTGGCGGGCCAGTTCCCGGCGGGCGGCGGGCCAGGGGGCGAAGCCGGGGTGGCGTTCGGCGAGGGCCGCGGCGACCTCGCACAGGTGATTCACGACCAGGCAGTACACCAGCCGCTCCCAGCCGGCCGCGCGCGGGACGTCCGCCAGCAGCTTCACGCCCTCGGCGTCCCGGAACAGCGCCTGTACGGGCGTGCCGTGGGCGTCCACGGCGACCAGGGTGTTCTGCAGATGCGCCTCGAGTACGACGCCGTGGTCGGCGAAGGCCGCGAGGGCGGGCGGGACGACCACGCCCAGATAGGCCTCCCACCAGGCCGCCGGATCCGCGGTGCCGTCGAGCGGGCTGCCTTCGAAGCCCTCCACCAGGGCCGCGGCGAGCAGCGGGGTCGCCCCGGGCCGCACATGGTCGTGCAGGCCGTCGCGGACCAGGACGGCGAGTTCCTCGAAGGCGAAGTCCGCGGTGCGGTAGCCGCGGTCGCTCAACCAGGCGGCCGAGCCGGGGCTCGCGGCGAAGGCGCGCGCGGTCGCTTCATCCGTACGGCGGAGTTTGAGCAGGTCGTGGCGCCAGAGCCGGCGGATGTCGTTCGTGATGCGGACGTCGAGACTGAACTTGAGAAAGAGATCCTGCGAGGGCGCGTACACCGTGCGGACCGCCGCCGTCGGCCAGGTCTCGAAGCCGGTCGTGCCGAGCCGGATGAGCCTGCCGTCCTCGAAGGCCTCCGTGCAGGACACCAGGTCGAGCTGCCAGGGGTGGGCGGGCAGCAGCCGGTAGCCGGGCGGTGCCTCGCCCAGCGTGTCGAGAGCCGAGGTGTCGCCTTCCTCGACGACGCAGTCCTCGCGCAGCCCGAGCAGCACCAGTGGGAAACGGGCATGGGCCTCGGGGGCGTACGGCAGCCAGGCGGCGACCGGGCCACCGCCGCGGGCCTTGGGCGCGGGGTGGTACGGGTGCCCGGTGACGAGGCACTGCTCGGAGCGCAGATACCGGTCGCCGGGCGCCGTGACCCGGTCCCGGGCCGTGAGCAGGGCGGCCACCGCGTCCCGGCTGTCGATCATCTCGGCGGGCAGTTCGTGGTTGGACACTCCGGTGTGCCGGGTCAGTTCCTCGGCGACGAGCTTCACGAGTTCGGTGTGGCCGACGCGCCGCCAGCCGCCCGCGGCGTACACCTCGGGCTCGGCGGGCCGCCGGCCGCCCCGCACCCTGAGCAGTCTCCCGCCGGGGAGCCGGTGCACCGGGCGCTCGACGGGTTCCGGGAGCGGCTCGGCCACCTCGCGCAGCAGGCAGTTGAGCAGGGGCGCGGCCGCGTACGCGTCGGCGCGGTGCGCGACGTCGGTGCCGGCCGGCGGGGGCGGGAGGTCCACGCGATCCACTCGTTCTCTACGGTTCATCTGGGGCGATGACGATCAGTATGTCTGTCCTCACCGCCCCACCGTGACACCGGTCGTACCCGAGGAGCCCGCCCGTGCACCGTCCCTCCGCCGCCGAGGCCGACTTCGCCCAAGAGCTGGCCGTCCTGCGCCCCGACCTCGTGGCGAGGTACACGGCCGAGCTGCCCGGCGCCCGCGCGGCCGTGCTGTCCCGGCTGTGGCGTGGGCTCGCGCACGAGCCGCTACCCTGGGTCACCGGCCGCGAGGCGGGCCGGGAAGGGCTCGCCCTGCGTCTCTCGGACGGCCGCAGGCTGCACGGCCCGCACCCGGACCCGTTCGCCACCGCCGCCCACACCACCGTCGTGCGGCTCGACGAGGTCGCCCACGACGATCCGGCGCGCCTGATGACCGCGCTCGGCGTACCGCACGGTGCGGATTTCGCCGGTGAACTCGCCGACAGTGTCGCCTCGTTGGCGCTGTCCAGGGCGGGACAACCCGCCCGCCGGGAAGCCTGGCCGGTGCGCGACTGGGAGTGGGAGCAGCGGGTGGTCGACGGGCATCCCTATCACCCCAACTGCCGTTCCCGGCCCGGTTTCTCGGTGGCCGAGCAGCTGGCCTACGGGCCCGAGCACCGGCCGCTGGTACGGCTGGGGTTGGTGCCGGTTCCGGCGGACGAGTGCCTGGTGACGGGCGCGTGGCCGGCACATCTGCGGGACGGGGAGCGGCTGTTGCTGCCCGTGCATCCGTGGCAGTCGGAGCATGTGCTGAAGCGGCCCGTCGCCGAAGGCGTCGAGGCACACCCGTTGATGTCCCTGCGCACCCTCGCCCTGACCGACGGACCGCACGTCAAGACCGCGTTGAGCACACGGCTCACGTCCTCGGTGCGGGACATCTCCGTCTACTCGATCAGCATGTCGGCGACGCTCTCACGGTTCGCGGAGACGGTGGCGGAGCGCATGGACGGCCTCCTGCACTTCACCCGCACGCTGGGGGCGGTGACGGCCAACTCCCCCGACCTGGCGGCCGTGTTGCGCGAGTCCCCTCAGGTGTACGGGGAGCGGGTCCTCCCGGTGGCCGCCCTCACCACCACCGAGCTGCCCGAATCCCCCGTCTGGCTCGCGGAGTTCGCCCGGCTGTCCCTCACGGTCGGACTGCGCCTGTTGGAGTTGGGCATCGCCCTGGAGGCGCACGGCCAGAACCTCCTCGTCGTCCTGTCCGAGTCGGGCGCACCGGTGCGGCTGGTCTACCGGGACCTGGCCGACATCCGGATCAGCCCGGCCAGGCTCGCGCGGCACGGCATCCCGGTCCCCGCACTGTCCGGGCGGCTGGTCACGGACGACGTGACGACCCTGCGGCGCAAGCTGTTCGGCTCCCTGGTGGCCGGAGCCCTCGCGGGTACCGCGGGTTCGGCCACGGCGTTGCGAGGAGCGCTGGAGACGGCCGTACGACAGCTGCCGCACACCCCCGATCTGGCGGCGCTACTCGAACAGCCGCTGCCCGCGAAGGCGTTGACCTTGATGCGGCTGTCGCCGGGGACGCCGGGCGACCAGTGGACCGAGCTGCGCAACCCCCTTGTCTGAGCGGCCGTTTTGGAACCCGGCGCACCTGATCAATAGGATCCGGCGATGATCACAAGAAAACGGCGGGTGGCAGGAGTGTGCGCCCTGCTCGCCGCCCTGACGGCGGGGATCGCCTTCCCGGTCGCGGCGGTCGCCGGTGAACCCACCGGCCAGGCCACGCCCCAGGTCGATCTCGTCCTCGACGTGAGCGGCTCGATGCGGACGGCGGACATCGACGGGGGCACCCGGATGGCGGCGGCGAAGCAGGCCTTCAACGAGGTGCTGGACGCGACGCCCGAGGAGGTGCAGCTCGGCATCCGGACCCTGGGCGCCAACTACCCTGGCGACAACCAGAAGACGGGCTGCAAGGACACCGCCCAGCTCTACCCGGTCAGCACGCTGGACCGCACCGAGGCCAAGACGCAGGTGGCGACCCTGTCCCCCACCGGCTGGACGCCGATCGGCCCCGCGCTGCTGAAGGCCGCCGGCGACTTCACCGACGGCGCCTCCTCCAAGCGGATCGTGCTGATCAGCGACGGCGAGGACACCTGCGCCCCGCTCGACCCGTGCGAAGTGGCCCGCGAGATCGGCGCCAAGGGCATCGGGCTGACCATCGACACCCTCGGCCTGGTCCCGAACACGAAGATGCGGAAGCAGCTGAGCTGCATCGCGGAGGCGACCGGAGGTACCTACACCTCGGTCGAGCACGCCGACGAACTCACCGACAAGGTCAACCAGTTGGTGGACCGCGCGGCCGACCCGGTGGTGACGCCGGTGGCCACCGAGGGGGCCGGCTCCTGCGCCACGGCGCCCACGCTGAAGTCGGGTCTGTACACCGACCGTGAGGAGTTCACCCAGCAGCGCTGGTACCGGGTGGACGTCGACCCGGGCCAGGAGTTGCGGGCCTCGGTGAGCGTGGGAGCCGACCGGGCCGTGAACCCCTCGTACGGGGTTCTGCTGCGGGCGGTCACCGTGCACGGGCGCGAGATCGTGCGCGGCGAGGCGGGCGGTAACGGCCGTACGGATGTGATCGCCACGGGACTTCGCTACCCCAAGGCGGACACCGATGACGAGGACGCGGCCGCGGAGACCGTCTGTCTCCAGATCACCAACTCCTTCTCGGCGGCCTCCGGGGTGAAGACCACCCCGGGTCTGCCGCTGGAGCTGACCGTCGATGTCGTGGACGGGCCGTCGAAGGCGAGTGACGTGGCCTCCTTCGGCCTCGGGCGCGGCTGGTGGTTGCTCGGCGCACTGATCCTCGCCGGCTTCGTCGCCGGTCTGCTGTGGGGCTGGCTGTCACGCTGGCGGGTCGCGGTCTGGAGGACCAACTGATGCGGATCACACGCGCGTTGAGCGCTTCCCTGCTGATGCTCGGGCTGGCCGTCGCGCCGGCCGCGGCGGACTCCTCGCCGACACCGACGGATTCGGCCTCGGCGGACAGCGACGCGCCCACCCGGGCGGGCACGTCCTTCCGCACGGCCACGGAGATCGAGCAGGGCCAGACGGCCACGGCGAGCGGCTCCGCGGGTGACTACCTGTACTGGTCGTTCCCCGCGGACGCCGGCCAGCGGCCCACCGTGAAGGCGACGGTCAAGCTGCCCGAGACCCACGCCGCGCAGACCTGGCAGATCGACGTGTACGACGGTCTGCGGCGCCGCCAGTCCTGCCAGTACGGCGCGCAGACACGCACCGCGGCTGCGGACGCCTCCTCGGCGGAGCTGGCCTGCACGCTGCGCACGGTCCGCGCCTGGTCGGAGACGTGGGCGAACGACCCGCTGCCGGGCACGTATTACGTGCGCCTGACCGCCGTCGGTCTCACCACGGCCGACCTGGGTCTCCCCGTCGGCACCGAAGTCCGGGCCGACTCCAAGGACATCGGCGGCTCGGCCGCGGTGGACGGTTCGCTGGCGGAGCCGCTGGTGCCGGGCATCGCGGTGAAGTCCGAGGCGAAGGACGGCGGTTCGGAGGACTCCTCCGCCGTGCTGTCCGCCATCGAGCCCGAGGACGGCTGGTCCTCCGGCTGGTGGTCCGACCGGTGGGTGTGGACCGCGATCGGCGGCGCGCTCGCCGCGCTGGCCGGGGTCGGCGGGTACACGCTGACGCGCGGGTCGGGACGGCCGTCCCGGGTGCCGCCCGGCGCCTGACGGCTCGTCGAGAAGGCCCGCTTCGGCGGGCCTTCTGCGTTCACGCCGCCCGCAGCGCCTTGGCGATCGTGCCGTCCCCGGTCACCTCGACCCGGCCGTCCCGCACCGCGTCCGCCAGGCTCAACTCCCCCCGGCCGACAGCACCCCAGACCTCCGAGTCCAGGACCAGCCGGGCGTCGGGTTCCCGGGGGGCCGGCCCCTCGCCGTACGCGGGACCGTCCTGCGCGCCGACGTACACATGGAAGTCCCCCTCCTCCAGCCGCACTTCGACGAGCCCCTCCCCCTCCAGCGAGCGCAGCAGGGGGAGCGCGAACCAGTGCGCGCGTACGGCGTCGGTGGGCCGTCGTACGCCGAGCTCGGGCCCGCCCCAGGTGCCGAGCGCCTGGAGCACCGGCAGCAACTCGCGTCCACGAGCGGTGAGTTCATAGACGAAGGCCGCGCCGGGCGGGGGGAGCCGACGCCGGGTGGTCAGTCCGTCGCGTTCCATGTCCTTCAGCCGTGAGGCGAGTACGTCCGTGCTCACGCCCGGCAGGTCGGCGTGCAGGTCCGTGTAGCGGCGCGGCCCCGCCAGCAGTTCCCGGACGATCAGCAGCGTCCATCGGTCGCCCACCACGTCGAGGGCGCGGGCCGCGGAACAGTACTGGTCGTAGCTTCGGCGAGGTGACATGCGACGCAGTCTAGACAAGTTGTTGGACTTTCCAAGCTCCTACTTGGTAAAACCAAGCATCATCCGAAACCGGAGAGGCAGCAGCGCATGGAGTTCCGGCAGTCGAGCAAGCTCAGCGAGGTCTGTTACGAGATCCGCGGCCCGGTGATCGAGCACGCCGACGCACTGGAGGAGGCGGGCCACAGCGTGCTGCGCCTCAACACCGGCAACCCCGCGCTGTTCGGCTTCGAGGCGCCGGAGGAGATCCTCCAGGACATGATCCGGATGCTCCCGCAGGCGCACGGCTACACCGACTCCCGGGGTGTCCTCTCCGCCCGCCGCGCGGTAGCCCAGCGCTATCAGACCCTGGGCCTGGAGGTCGACGTCGACGACGTCTTCCTCGGCAACGGCATCTCCGAACTGATCTCGATGGCCGTACAGGCGCTGGTCGAGGACGGCGACGAAATCCTCATCCCCGCCCCCGACTTCCCCCTCTGGACGGCGGTCACGACCCTCGCGGGCGGCAAGGCGGTGCACTACCTCTGCGACGAACAGGCCGACTGGTACCCGGACCTGGACGACATGGCGTCGAAGATCACGGACCGCACCAAGGCCGTGGTCATCATCAACCCGAACAACCCGACCGGCGCGGTCTACCCGAAGGAGATCATCGAGGGCATCCTCGACCTCGCCCGCCGGCACGGCCTGATGGTCTTCGCCGACGAGATCTACGACCAGATCCTCTACGACGACGCCGTGCACCACTCCGTCGCCGCCCTCGCCCCCGATCTGGTCGTCCTGACCTTCTGCGGCCTGTCGAAGACGTACCGAGTGGCCGGCTTCCGCTCGGGCTGGCTGGTGATCACCGGCCCCAAGCAGCACGCCAAGAACTACGTCGAGGGCCTGACCATGCTGGCCTCCATGCGACTGTGCGCCAACGCGCCCGCGCAGTACGCCATCCAGGCCGCGCTCGGCGGCCGCCAGTCCATCCACGACCTGACCGCGCCCGGCGGACGCCTGTACGAACAGCGCACCGTGGCCTGGGAGAAGCTCAACGAGATCCCCGGCGTCTCGTGTGTGAAGCCCAAGGGCTCGCTCTACGCCTTCCCACGGCTCGACCCCAAGGTCCACAAGATCCACGACGACGAGAAGTTCGTCCTGGACCTGCTGCTGCAGGAGAAGATCCAGGTCGTCCAGGGCACCGGCTTCAACTGGCCGACCCCGGACCACTTCCGCATCCTGACGCTGCCCCACGCACAGGACCTGGAGGCGGCGATCGGGCGGATCGGGCGATTCCTGAGCGGGTACCGGCAGTAGCTGGTGGTGCGGACGGGGTTCACGGGCGGGGAGAGCGGGGATGCCATGGAGTGCGGCCCCTGATCCCGGGGCCGGGGGGATCGGGGGATGGGGGAACCCCAGATGTACTTGTCTCGTCGGCGTGCGCCGGGCACACACTCGTCGTTACGCGGCCGTCTCGCGCTGCTGGTCCTGCTCGTGGTGCTCGCGGGCGGCCCATGGGTGCAGCGGCCGCTCTCGGACTACTACACCAAGAAGTTCTACATAGAGCTGTCCGACAACAAGATCCTGCGCTGGCTCGTGGAGGCCGCGTTCCTGCCCCGCTGGGAGGTCTCCTCCGAACGGTACGGCGGCACGTCCTCGCTGGTCGTGAACGACCTCGCCGTCCTGGTCCTGCTCGCGGGACTCGTCTTCTTCGCCAGGCGGCTGTCGGCCCGCGGAACGTCGGGCCGGCTCCGCTGCCTCGCCGCGGGCGTGCTGGCGTCGGCGCTGGCCAACCTGGCGTGGTGGGGCATGCACGAGGCCTTCGTGGACAACGTGGTGCTCACGCCGGCCGACACACTGGTGAAGGACCTGCTGCGCAGCGCTCTCCTCTTCGGCCTCGCGGTCGGCGCGCTGCTCGCCCTCCTGACCGCCGGTCTCCCGGGAAAGGTCAGTACGGGCTCCGTCGGCGCCGTGACGGCGCCGCTCCGCCGCTGGAGAGAGGGAGGACTCGGCATGACGACCGAGCCGGTCCACATGCCGGTCGGGAGCGCTCCGGGTGACGTCACCCGGTATCTGTGCGCCGCGGCCTACGTGGACGAAGGATTCGCCGACCGCGTGGTGGAGGACGTCCTGGCCGACGAGGCGGGCGCGGTGGCCACCTCTCCCGACGTCGACCTGGTGACAGTCGTACGGCACTGTCTGACGGCACAGCAGATGCGGCACCGCAGGGATCAGCGCCTGACGGGCGCGTTCGCCCTCGTGGCCGTCTTCGCGCCCCTGTGGCTGCTGTTCGTCACGTTGTTCCTGTCGACCACCCGGCAGGCGGGTGGCCGGCCGAGCCTGGCCACCCGCGGCCGACACCAGCCCGCGGGCAGGGTGTTGGTGGGCACGGCTGTCGCGGCGGGCATCGCGGTGCTCCTCGCCTTCGGCCTCGGCGTCGCCATCTCGTCGCTGCCCACCCCCGCGTTCGTGAGCTGGCTGCTGGGCTCCTATCTGGCCGGGGTGCCGGCCGCCCTGGTGTCCGTCACGGCGGTGGCCCTCGCGTACGTGACGGTCGTACACCATGATCTCGCCGTCGACCGGCTGCTGCGCACGACCATGACCCGCGAGGCGTTCTCCCGGCAGCCCCGCCCGACCGTGCCGCCGCGGAAGTGGATGGCCGAGCGGCTGGCGGCCATCCGGGAGGCGCAGGACGGGAACGTCACGGTCTACAGCGGGTTCACGCCCTTCCTCGGCTATTCACCGGCCGACTCGCAGTGGTCGCTCGCCGTGCCACTGCTGCCCGCCGCCGACCGCGTCGGCAGGGTCTCGCGTCCCGGCGGGCCTCAGCCGTTCACCGTCACCGAACTCGTCGACCACGTACGCGCGCGGCTGTCGGCGACCGCCACGCGCGGCGTGACGGACGCGGCGGCGGACGGCGAGGCGGCCCTCGGCTCCCTCCTCGTGCAGGACCGGGTCTTCGCGAGCGGCACGGCCGTCGGTGACGACGAACGGTTCATCAGGTCCACGAGTCTCGCCCCGGCCGCCCGGCTGTCGGCCGACCAGGTCGAGCGGATCGTGGAGCGTCCGACCGGCGCGGTCCGGCACTGTCTTGCGATCCACGTGCCGCTGTGGGGCGGGGACGTGGTGCCGACCGTGTTCCTGCACTTCTCGAACGAGGGCAGAACACTCCACCTGCACTGCAGCAACCATGTGCTCGGCCCGGTGAGAGCCGACTACCACGTCGTGGACCGGCTGCGTGGGCCCCTCTCCCCCGCCGCGCGGCGGGGGCTGCTGCTGGACGCCGTCCCCCACACCGGCGGTGCCTTCTTCGCCGCTCCGTTCCGGGCGCTGCGGCAGGCCCGCTTCGAGGAACGGCACAGCAGACGCATGGGGGACGAGCTGAAGGCCCTGGAGCAGGACCCGGTCTACGACTTCGGCGCCCGGCTGAGCGTCCGGGAGCTGGCCGTGAGCCCGAACTTCCAGAACTACTTCCAGGTCGTGGACGCCGCACGGATCACGTCGCTGGTGGAGCGCCACACCCTCGCCGCGATCCGCGAGTTCCTCGACACGCACGGGTACGACATCGCCGACTTCCGCGCCCAGCAGCAGACCATCCTCAACCAGGGCCTCATCCAGCAGGGCGGCATGAGCATCATCGGCAACCAGGCGATCGGCAGCGGCGCGACCGCCACCCAGAACGTCCCGCAGCAGCCCGGCGCCGCCGCCCCCGTCGCCGG
Encoded proteins:
- a CDS encoding winged helix-turn-helix transcriptional regulator, which encodes MSPRRSYDQYCSAARALDVVGDRWTLLIVRELLAGPRRYTDLHADLPGVSTDVLASRLKDMERDGLTTRRRLPPPGAAFVYELTARGRELLPVLQALGTWGGPELGVRRPTDAVRAHWFALPLLRSLEGEGLVEVRLEEGDFHVYVGAQDGPAYGEGPAPREPDARLVLDSEVWGAVGRGELSLADAVRDGRVEVTGDGTIAKALRAA
- a CDS encoding SelT/SelW/SelH family protein, with the translated sequence MTEPSSDSRRVEIEYCTQCRWLPRAAWLAQELLTTFETELTELALKPGKGGIFVVRVDDEVVWDRKDQGFPEPTAVKQAVRDRVAPGKSLGHSDKVSQEDVSP
- a CDS encoding VWA domain-containing protein, producing the protein MITRKRRVAGVCALLAALTAGIAFPVAAVAGEPTGQATPQVDLVLDVSGSMRTADIDGGTRMAAAKQAFNEVLDATPEEVQLGIRTLGANYPGDNQKTGCKDTAQLYPVSTLDRTEAKTQVATLSPTGWTPIGPALLKAAGDFTDGASSKRIVLISDGEDTCAPLDPCEVAREIGAKGIGLTIDTLGLVPNTKMRKQLSCIAEATGGTYTSVEHADELTDKVNQLVDRAADPVVTPVATEGAGSCATAPTLKSGLYTDREEFTQQRWYRVDVDPGQELRASVSVGADRAVNPSYGVLLRAVTVHGREIVRGEAGGNGRTDVIATGLRYPKADTDDEDAAAETVCLQITNSFSAASGVKTTPGLPLELTVDVVDGPSKASDVASFGLGRGWWLLGALILAGFVAGLLWGWLSRWRVAVWRTN
- a CDS encoding IucA/IucC family protein; the protein is MDRVDLPPPPAGTDVAHRADAYAAAPLLNCLLREVAEPLPEPVERPVHRLPGGRLLRVRGGRRPAEPEVYAAGGWRRVGHTELVKLVAEELTRHTGVSNHELPAEMIDSRDAVAALLTARDRVTAPGDRYLRSEQCLVTGHPYHPAPKARGGGPVAAWLPYAPEAHARFPLVLLGLREDCVVEEGDTSALDTLGEAPPGYRLLPAHPWQLDLVSCTEAFEDGRLIRLGTTGFETWPTAAVRTVYAPSQDLFLKFSLDVRITNDIRRLWRHDLLKLRRTDEATARAFAASPGSAAWLSDRGYRTADFAFEELAVLVRDGLHDHVRPGATPLLAAALVEGFEGSPLDGTADPAAWWEAYLGVVVPPALAAFADHGVVLEAHLQNTLVAVDAHGTPVQALFRDAEGVKLLADVPRAAGWERLVYCLVVNHLCEVAAALAERHPGFAPWPAARRELARHDLPEAAALLTAPTLPGKTNLLLRWTGADGADARYLPLPNPLAG
- a CDS encoding IucA/IucC family protein codes for the protein MHRPSAAEADFAQELAVLRPDLVARYTAELPGARAAVLSRLWRGLAHEPLPWVTGREAGREGLALRLSDGRRLHGPHPDPFATAAHTTVVRLDEVAHDDPARLMTALGVPHGADFAGELADSVASLALSRAGQPARREAWPVRDWEWEQRVVDGHPYHPNCRSRPGFSVAEQLAYGPEHRPLVRLGLVPVPADECLVTGAWPAHLRDGERLLLPVHPWQSEHVLKRPVAEGVEAHPLMSLRTLALTDGPHVKTALSTRLTSSVRDISVYSISMSATLSRFAETVAERMDGLLHFTRTLGAVTANSPDLAAVLRESPQVYGERVLPVAALTTTELPESPVWLAEFARLSLTVGLRLLELGIALEAHGQNLLVVLSESGAPVRLVYRDLADIRISPARLARHGIPVPALSGRLVTDDVTTLRRKLFGSLVAGALAGTAGSATALRGALETAVRQLPHTPDLAALLEQPLPAKALTLMRLSPGTPGDQWTELRNPLV
- a CDS encoding pyridoxal phosphate-dependent aminotransferase is translated as MEFRQSSKLSEVCYEIRGPVIEHADALEEAGHSVLRLNTGNPALFGFEAPEEILQDMIRMLPQAHGYTDSRGVLSARRAVAQRYQTLGLEVDVDDVFLGNGISELISMAVQALVEDGDEILIPAPDFPLWTAVTTLAGGKAVHYLCDEQADWYPDLDDMASKITDRTKAVVIINPNNPTGAVYPKEIIEGILDLARRHGLMVFADEIYDQILYDDAVHHSVAALAPDLVVLTFCGLSKTYRVAGFRSGWLVITGPKQHAKNYVEGLTMLASMRLCANAPAQYAIQAALGGRQSIHDLTAPGGRLYEQRTVAWEKLNEIPGVSCVKPKGSLYAFPRLDPKVHKIHDDEKFVLDLLLQEKIQVVQGTGFNWPTPDHFRILTLPHAQDLEAAIGRIGRFLSGYRQ
- a CDS encoding HipA family kinase → MLRDVTAVRYVTPLRSGGSVPGVFEADDLGTYVVKFTGSAQGRKALVAEVIVGELARVLGLRFPELVLVHFDPEIADGEPHQEVRELHRASAGLNLGMDYLPGARDFTPEVARTFPVDPVEAGRIVWLDALTVNVDRTVHSSNLMIWPTFGIAPPRLWLIDHGAALVFHHRWEGTDPSKSYDFSHHALGHYGPDVRAADAELAPKVTLDVLREVTAAVPDAWLTGFATPDEAREAYMAYLHARVRASESWLPTDFPTREELAAEEALRAAKTQAGRPDWLKRVPDLHGKPAAEQDWSVHLG